A part of Nesterenkonia lutea genomic DNA contains:
- a CDS encoding tRNA (adenine-N1)-methyltransferase, translating into MRSGPLRAGQRVQLTDRRGRPSTITLAPGGEWHTHQGVLRHDLLIGASEGILVANDAGHEYQVLRPLLNDFVLSMPRGATVVYPKDSAQIVQVADIFPGARVVEAGVGSGALSISLLRAVGDHGVLHSFERREDFKDIAVGNVEAFFGEAHPGWEVFLGDMQEEVLAVEQPGSVDRVVLDMLAPWECIDAVKTVLAPGGVWVSYVATVTQLSRLAEEIRASAGFTEPEAHETMLRTWHLDGLAVRPDHRMVAHTGFLLSARRLADDQTPLQLKKREKVSVVSEADRAAWPANDPEAVWDEAGLKTRTVSGKKGRKAAAHAQKIAEQAREVSSRE; encoded by the coding sequence ATGCGCTCAGGACCGCTGCGCGCTGGTCAGCGGGTCCAGCTCACCGACCGCAGGGGCAGGCCCAGCACCATCACCCTCGCGCCCGGGGGCGAATGGCACACGCATCAGGGCGTGCTCCGCCATGATCTGCTCATCGGGGCCAGCGAAGGAATACTGGTCGCCAACGACGCGGGGCACGAATACCAGGTGCTGCGTCCGCTGCTCAACGACTTCGTGCTCTCCATGCCGCGCGGAGCCACAGTCGTCTATCCCAAGGACTCCGCACAGATCGTCCAGGTGGCTGACATCTTCCCCGGTGCGCGCGTCGTCGAGGCAGGTGTGGGCTCCGGAGCCCTGTCCATCTCGCTGCTGCGCGCCGTGGGTGATCACGGGGTGCTGCACTCCTTCGAGCGCCGCGAGGACTTCAAAGACATCGCGGTGGGCAATGTCGAGGCCTTCTTCGGCGAAGCCCACCCCGGCTGGGAGGTGTTCCTGGGGGACATGCAGGAAGAGGTCCTTGCCGTGGAACAGCCGGGCAGCGTGGACCGGGTGGTGCTGGACATGCTGGCGCCCTGGGAGTGCATCGATGCCGTGAAGACCGTGCTGGCCCCCGGCGGAGTCTGGGTCAGCTATGTCGCCACCGTGACCCAGCTGTCCCGGCTCGCCGAAGAGATCCGCGCCTCCGCAGGCTTCACCGAGCCTGAGGCCCACGAGACCATGCTGCGCACCTGGCACCTGGACGGCCTCGCCGTGCGGCCCGATCACCGCATGGTGGCGCACACCGGGTTCCTGCTCTCCGCGCGCCGGCTCGCCGATGATCAGACCCCGCTGCAGCTGAAGAAGCGTGAGAAGGTCTCCGTGGTCAGCGAGGCGGACCGCGCCGCATGGCCGGCCAACGACCCCGAGGCGGTCTGGGACGAAGCAGGACTGAAGACCCGCACCGTGTCCGGGAAGAAGGGACGCAAGGCCGCGGCCCATGCCCAGAAGATCGCCGAACAGGCCAGGGAGGTGAGCTCACGTGAGTGA
- a CDS encoding site-2 protease family protein yields MSPRSAGASRGRTAQVRIAGVPVRFRASWFLVSGAIVLLFGPQVQRIFPELGVLAYVVALGYAGLLLLSVLAHELAHALAARSFGWPATEIELNIWGGHTEYLAHRATPVKSLAVSLAGPAANLVIAGLGWYFSELFEVTGVTALLVEVTVLVNFMVGVFNLLPGLPLDGGRIVESVVWGATGSQDRGMRAAGWGGRVVVVLLLSGLAALVISGLREVSLVVVVVAVMVSFFLWQGASENIRVANARLRRPS; encoded by the coding sequence ATGAGTCCACGCTCCGCCGGCGCCTCCCGGGGCCGGACGGCGCAGGTGCGGATCGCCGGCGTCCCGGTCCGCTTCAGGGCCTCCTGGTTCCTGGTCAGCGGTGCCATCGTGCTGCTCTTCGGGCCTCAGGTGCAGCGCATCTTCCCGGAGCTGGGCGTGCTGGCCTATGTCGTGGCCCTGGGCTACGCCGGGCTGCTGCTGCTCTCGGTGCTCGCCCATGAGCTCGCCCACGCCCTCGCCGCGCGGTCCTTCGGCTGGCCCGCCACCGAGATCGAACTCAACATCTGGGGCGGCCACACCGAATATCTCGCCCACCGCGCCACACCGGTGAAGTCCCTCGCCGTGTCCCTGGCGGGTCCTGCCGCGAACCTGGTGATCGCCGGCCTCGGCTGGTACTTCTCCGAGCTGTTCGAGGTCACCGGAGTGACCGCGCTGCTGGTCGAGGTCACCGTCCTGGTCAATTTCATGGTCGGGGTCTTCAACCTGCTGCCCGGTCTGCCCCTGGACGGCGGACGCATCGTCGAATCCGTCGTCTGGGGCGCCACGGGAAGCCAGGACCGCGGCATGCGAGCCGCGGGATGGGGCGGCCGCGTCGTCGTCGTGCTGCTGCTCAGCGGACTCGCCGCCCTGGTGATCTCCGGACTCCGAGAGGTGAGCCTGGTGGTGGTCGTGGTGGCCGTCATGGTCAGCTTCTTCCTCTGGCAGGGAGCCTCGGAGAACATCCGGGTGGCCAACGCCCGGCTGCGCAGACCGAGCTGA
- a CDS encoding HAD family hydrolase, whose protein sequence is MPSTSPSAVQTETREEEARHDAVPGAVTGALQAVFWDMDGTLVDTEPYWIAEERGLVEAHGGTWSEEQAHSLVGQALTHSAAVLQQAGVAMTSREIIDHLISRVAARALVEMPWRPGARELLADLNAAGVRCALVTMSEKPLAEAIVSALPDGAMEFIVSGDMVSRGKPDPEAYIQAFHRIAEDHHRRTGEQLQMNRCIAIEDSVPGIAAAANSGLVTVAVPHYTPIPEDERWQLLDGLAGVDAAGLERLLPR, encoded by the coding sequence ATGCCTTCGACTTCCCCTTCAGCCGTGCAGACCGAAACCCGTGAGGAAGAAGCTCGTCACGACGCCGTGCCGGGAGCGGTCACGGGGGCGCTGCAGGCGGTCTTCTGGGACATGGACGGCACCCTGGTGGACACCGAGCCGTACTGGATCGCGGAGGAGCGTGGCCTCGTCGAGGCCCACGGCGGAACCTGGTCCGAGGAGCAGGCCCACAGCCTCGTGGGCCAGGCGCTGACCCACAGCGCCGCAGTGCTCCAACAGGCCGGCGTGGCGATGACCTCCCGCGAGATCATCGACCACCTGATCAGTCGGGTCGCCGCCCGGGCCCTGGTGGAGATGCCCTGGCGTCCTGGCGCCCGAGAGCTCCTCGCTGATCTCAACGCCGCCGGAGTCCGCTGCGCACTGGTGACCATGAGCGAGAAGCCGCTGGCCGAGGCCATCGTCTCTGCGCTGCCGGACGGAGCCATGGAATTCATCGTCAGCGGAGACATGGTCTCCCGCGGCAAGCCCGATCCCGAAGCCTATATCCAGGCCTTCCACCGGATCGCGGAGGATCATCACCGGCGCACCGGAGAGCAGCTGCAGATGAATCGCTGCATCGCCATCGAAGACTCAGTGCCGGGCATCGCCGCCGCTGCGAACTCGGGTCTGGTCACGGTCGCGGTCCCGCACTACACGCCCATCCCCGAGGATGAGCGGTGGCAGCTCCTGGACGGACTCGCCGGCGTGGATGCCGCAGGCCTCGAGCGTCTCCTGCCACGATGA
- a CDS encoding PAC2 family protein, whose translation MSEEIPAEDTTPEGTGETAGRLPREPSVPEGFAQRFAEHLRATASVAATTAESERDGSRPTVMVMVFEGWNDAGAAASSAVRAVGQACGAELIGKVEDEGYYDYQFSRPKLRSTGGHREIIWPSTKIYRARPPRAAVDLLLVHGVEPSFRWQAFTADLLTRAAENGVSGVVLVGALLADVPHTRPIPASLSSEDVQLQEILDIDEPSYEGPTGIVGVLAHTAAQAGLPAVSLWAAIPHYVGQAPSPKAQLAIMRELEDLLGLSLDESEVAEDAEAWERGVDDLAEEDTEIADYVKRLEEATDTTNLPEASGEAIAQEFERYLRQRKPPES comes from the coding sequence GTGAGTGAAGAGATTCCAGCCGAGGACACCACGCCTGAGGGCACGGGCGAGACGGCGGGGCGCCTGCCCCGCGAGCCTTCCGTGCCCGAGGGTTTTGCCCAGCGTTTCGCTGAGCATCTGCGCGCCACCGCCTCGGTGGCGGCGACCACTGCGGAGTCCGAGCGGGACGGCTCCCGGCCCACCGTGATGGTGATGGTCTTCGAGGGATGGAACGACGCCGGCGCCGCCGCCTCCTCGGCCGTCCGAGCAGTGGGCCAGGCCTGCGGCGCCGAGCTGATCGGCAAGGTCGAGGACGAAGGATATTACGACTACCAGTTCTCCCGCCCCAAGCTGCGCAGCACCGGCGGACATCGCGAGATCATCTGGCCCTCGACCAAGATCTACCGAGCCCGACCGCCCCGGGCCGCTGTGGACCTGCTGCTGGTCCATGGCGTGGAGCCGAGCTTCCGCTGGCAGGCCTTCACCGCGGACCTGCTGACCCGCGCGGCGGAGAACGGCGTCTCGGGCGTGGTGCTGGTGGGCGCGCTGCTGGCAGACGTGCCGCACACCCGTCCGATCCCCGCCTCCCTCTCCAGCGAGGACGTGCAGCTCCAGGAGATCCTCGACATCGACGAGCCCAGCTACGAGGGACCCACCGGCATCGTGGGCGTGCTGGCCCATACTGCCGCACAGGCCGGCCTCCCGGCGGTCTCGCTGTGGGCGGCGATCCCCCACTACGTGGGGCAGGCCCCCTCGCCCAAGGCCCAGCTGGCCATCATGCGTGAGCTCGAGGATCTGCTGGGCCTGTCGCTGGATGAGAGCGAAGTCGCCGAGGACGCGGAGGCCTGGGAGCGCGGCGTGGACGACCTCGCGGAGGAGGACACGGAGATCGCCGACTACGTCAAGCGGCTGGAGGAGGCCACGGACACGACGAACCTGCCCGAGGCCAGCGGCGAAGCCATCGCGCAAGAGTTCGAGCGCTACCTGCGCCAGCGCAAGCCCCCCGAGAGCTGA
- the mshC gene encoding cysteine--1-D-myo-inosityl 2-amino-2-deoxy-alpha-D-glucopyranoside ligase: MKSWTSPDVPTLPVLPENLQLHDTSAGALVPVESDDGVGSLYVCGITPYDATHLGHANTYVQFDLLVRYWRAAGLEVNYVQNVTDIDDPLLERATATGVDWYELAQEQTELFREDMAALGVIPPDAYVGAVETIPAVAADVERLVRLGMAYPVPVPAEELAKSVVPGSAEAFDIYFDTVQVEAATPWTLGSIGHYDRAQMEELFPERGGDPQRAHKRDPLDPLLWRARRDGEPHWDGGSLGEGRPGWHIECSVIARGHLPAPFMVQGGGSDLRFPHHEFSAAHATAADGVALASTYMHTGMVGLAGEKMSKSKGNLVLSSRMRAEGVDPQIIRTLLLSHHYREDWSYAAEQLDQAAQRLEQWNRALAAAPETDGHGELGTSAAQADDLQYALHSALSQNLNAPAALDQLDMWAAGQLAADSSRQRVAAVVKALLGIELLASTPSQSLTAAATETLGSR; the protein is encoded by the coding sequence GTGAAATCGTGGACCTCCCCGGACGTGCCCACTCTGCCTGTGCTGCCCGAAAACCTGCAGCTGCACGACACCTCGGCAGGGGCGCTGGTGCCGGTGGAGTCCGACGACGGCGTGGGATCCCTCTACGTCTGCGGCATCACTCCCTATGACGCCACCCACCTCGGGCATGCCAACACCTATGTGCAGTTCGACCTGCTCGTCCGCTACTGGCGGGCCGCCGGGCTGGAAGTGAACTACGTGCAGAACGTCACCGACATCGATGATCCGCTGCTCGAGCGCGCCACGGCCACCGGTGTGGACTGGTACGAGCTCGCCCAGGAACAGACCGAGCTCTTCCGCGAGGACATGGCCGCGCTGGGAGTGATCCCTCCCGACGCCTATGTGGGCGCCGTGGAGACGATCCCGGCGGTGGCTGCGGATGTGGAACGGCTGGTCAGACTGGGCATGGCCTACCCCGTGCCGGTCCCCGCCGAGGAACTCGCGAAGTCGGTCGTACCGGGCTCCGCAGAGGCCTTCGACATCTATTTCGACACCGTCCAGGTCGAAGCGGCGACTCCCTGGACTCTGGGCAGCATCGGTCACTACGACCGAGCCCAGATGGAGGAGCTCTTCCCCGAGCGCGGCGGTGACCCGCAGCGAGCCCATAAGCGCGACCCGCTGGATCCGCTGCTCTGGCGGGCACGCCGTGACGGAGAGCCGCACTGGGACGGGGGCAGCCTCGGCGAGGGGCGCCCCGGCTGGCACATCGAATGCTCCGTGATCGCCCGGGGGCATCTGCCCGCCCCGTTCATGGTCCAGGGCGGCGGCTCGGACCTGCGCTTCCCGCACCATGAGTTCAGTGCGGCCCACGCCACCGCGGCCGACGGCGTGGCGCTCGCCTCGACCTATATGCACACCGGAATGGTGGGGCTCGCCGGTGAGAAGATGTCCAAGTCCAAGGGCAACCTCGTGCTCTCCTCCCGGATGCGTGCAGAAGGAGTGGATCCCCAGATCATCCGCACGCTGCTGCTCTCGCACCACTACCGCGAGGACTGGAGCTACGCGGCGGAGCAGCTTGATCAGGCCGCGCAGCGCCTGGAGCAGTGGAACCGCGCACTGGCGGCGGCCCCGGAGACGGATGGCCACGGTGAGCTGGGCACATCCGCCGCCCAGGCCGATGATCTGCAGTACGCGCTGCACTCCGCGCTGTCCCAGAACCTCAACGCCCCGGCCGCGCTCGATCAGCTCGACATGTGGGCTGCAGGACAGCTCGCCGCAGACTCCAGCCGCCAGCGCGTCGCCGCTGTGGTCAAGGCGCTGCTGGGCATCGAGCTGCTCGCCTCGACCCCCTCCCAGAGTCTCACCGCCGCAGCGACCGAGACGCTGGGCTCGCGCTGA
- a CDS encoding undecaprenyl-diphosphate phosphatase gives MQWIEAIVLGLVQGLTEFLPISSSAHLRIVGEFLPGAADPGAAFTAITQLGTELAVLVYFWRDIVRIVKAWFSALAGRLPHSDPDVRMGWLIIIGTIPIVVLGLLLEDMIESVFRTLWLTATMLVVFAVALAFADAYGKQRKPLDQLSVRDGIIFGFAQAMALIPGVSRSGGSITAGLLLGYTREAAARYSFLLAIPAVFGSGFYKLFGSLGEQAGPYTMGQTLAATAVGFFVAYVIIGWFLRYVSTNSYTIFVNYRILLGLFVYIMLGLGIINA, from the coding sequence GTGCAGTGGATTGAAGCGATCGTACTCGGACTGGTCCAGGGGCTGACGGAGTTCCTCCCCATCTCCTCCTCGGCGCATCTGCGCATCGTGGGGGAGTTCCTGCCCGGCGCGGCAGACCCGGGAGCGGCTTTCACCGCCATCACCCAGCTCGGCACCGAGCTGGCTGTGCTGGTGTACTTCTGGCGCGACATCGTCCGCATCGTCAAGGCCTGGTTCTCCGCGCTGGCGGGCAGGCTTCCGCATTCGGATCCCGATGTGCGGATGGGCTGGCTCATCATCATCGGCACCATACCGATCGTGGTGCTGGGCTTGCTGCTGGAAGACATGATCGAGTCGGTGTTCCGCACTCTGTGGCTGACCGCCACGATGCTGGTGGTCTTCGCCGTGGCGCTGGCCTTCGCCGATGCCTATGGGAAACAGCGCAAACCGCTGGATCAGCTCAGCGTCCGCGACGGCATCATCTTCGGCTTCGCCCAGGCCATGGCGCTGATCCCCGGGGTCTCGCGTTCAGGCGGCTCGATCACTGCAGGTCTTCTGCTGGGCTACACCCGTGAGGCGGCGGCGCGCTACTCGTTCCTGCTCGCCATCCCGGCGGTCTTCGGCTCCGGGTTCTACAAGCTGTTCGGCTCGCTGGGCGAGCAGGCCGGTCCCTACACGATGGGACAGACACTGGCCGCCACGGCTGTCGGCTTCTTCGTGGCCTACGTGATCATCGGCTGGTTCCTCAGATATGTGTCCACCAACTCGTACACGATCTTCGTGAACTACCGGATCCTGCTCGGCCTCTTCGTCTACATCATGCTCGGTCTCGGAATCATCAACGCCTGA
- a CDS encoding primosomal protein, translating into MTMDPRVALNALTNALEEHLSASMNRRGDEDPAVESAFYNISDAFEAYEDALFAASGEVTPLDLYDEEDGEDELDEDEDSEDDPELESEEEIYEDEEEEDR; encoded by the coding sequence ATGACTATGGATCCTCGCGTGGCACTCAACGCGCTGACAAACGCTCTCGAAGAGCACCTCTCCGCCTCGATGAACCGCCGTGGGGATGAGGATCCGGCGGTGGAATCAGCCTTCTACAACATCTCCGACGCCTTCGAGGCCTACGAGGATGCGCTCTTCGCCGCCAGCGGCGAAGTGACCCCGCTGGACCTCTATGACGAGGAGGACGGCGAGGACGAGCTCGACGAGGACGAGGACTCCGAGGATGACCCGGAGCTTGAGTCCGAAGAGGAGATCTACGAGGACGAGGAAGAAGAAGACCGCTGA
- a CDS encoding DUF5703 family protein: MVITCQPQESLKEARRRVTDHAEYGKWELRRSVLYTGGLRRYWLRRRVMRVQRTL, encoded by the coding sequence ATGGTCATCACCTGCCAGCCTCAGGAGTCTCTGAAGGAGGCTCGGCGGCGGGTGACCGATCACGCGGAGTACGGGAAGTGGGAGCTTCGCCGCTCCGTGCTCTACACCGGCGGGCTGCGCAGATACTGGCTGCGCCGCCGCGTGATGCGCGTGCAGCGCACGCTCTAG
- a CDS encoding acyl-CoA dehydrogenase family protein: MDPVDTVLSEDLLARISARAPGYDARNEFCHEDLAELTEAGYLRALVPSDRGGLGWDLPTLVAAQRRLAAAAPATALAVNMHHIWVSVARGMVAGGHTEFDQVLTEAAAGEIFAFGISEAGNDAVLFDSTTEAEVDDDGAVTFTGNKIFTTLAPVWTRLGLFGKDTSATGAEGETPLIFGFLERSASGWHTIENWDTLGMRATQSHATALEGARVPAERIVRRLPVGPNPDPLVFAIFSSFLTLLAAVYTGIGDRALVLGAELVAKRTSLISGESMSRDPDVRYKLAEAQLAQLALDSQLRTIAAEVEAGAEHGSSWFPRLATLRTTATRTARQVVDLVLGVSGGAQYHRESELSRLYRDSLAGIHHPSDDESAHRTLANYTLGPL, from the coding sequence ATGGACCCCGTCGACACTGTGCTGAGCGAGGATCTGCTGGCACGCATCTCCGCCCGCGCCCCCGGCTATGACGCACGCAACGAGTTCTGCCACGAGGACCTCGCCGAGCTGACCGAGGCGGGCTATCTCCGGGCGCTGGTCCCGAGCGACCGCGGCGGCCTGGGCTGGGACCTGCCGACCCTGGTCGCCGCACAGCGCCGGCTCGCCGCCGCAGCGCCGGCCACCGCGCTCGCGGTGAACATGCACCACATCTGGGTCAGCGTGGCCCGGGGGATGGTCGCCGGTGGGCACACCGAGTTCGACCAGGTGCTCACCGAGGCCGCGGCGGGAGAGATCTTCGCCTTCGGCATCTCCGAGGCCGGCAATGACGCGGTGCTCTTCGACTCCACGACCGAAGCCGAGGTCGACGACGACGGCGCGGTCACCTTCACCGGCAACAAGATCTTCACCACCCTGGCCCCGGTCTGGACGAGGCTCGGTCTCTTCGGCAAGGACACCTCCGCCACGGGAGCCGAAGGAGAGACCCCGCTGATCTTCGGCTTCCTCGAGCGCAGCGCCAGCGGCTGGCACACCATCGAGAACTGGGACACCCTGGGGATGCGCGCCACGCAGTCTCACGCCACAGCGCTCGAGGGCGCGCGGGTGCCGGCGGAGCGGATCGTTCGCCGGCTCCCCGTCGGCCCGAACCCGGACCCGCTCGTGTTCGCGATCTTCTCCTCGTTTCTGACCCTGCTCGCCGCGGTCTACACCGGGATCGGAGACCGCGCACTGGTGCTCGGCGCGGAGCTCGTGGCCAAGCGCACCTCGCTGATCAGCGGAGAGTCCATGTCCAGGGACCCCGATGTGCGGTACAAGCTGGCCGAGGCCCAGCTGGCCCAGCTCGCCCTGGACTCCCAGCTGCGCACAATCGCCGCAGAGGTGGAAGCAGGGGCCGAGCACGGTTCTTCCTGGTTCCCGCGGCTCGCGACGCTGCGCACCACGGCGACTCGGACGGCGCGGCAGGTGGTGGACCTCGTCCTCGGGGTCAGCGGAGGAGCGCAGTATCACCGTGAATCGGAGCTCAGCCGGCTCTACCGGGATTCGCTGGCGGGGATCCACCACCCCTCCGACGACGAGTCAGCGCATCGCACGCTGGCGAACTACACGCTGGGCCCGCTCTAG
- a CDS encoding M20/M25/M40 family metallo-hydrolase, with protein MSTASGVTPAAAAETEVIDFCRDLIRLDTSNWGEGRSNGEREAAEYCAAIMRQAGLEPNIYESAPGRTSVVARMKGADPELGALVVHGHLDVVPAQAQDWQVDPFAAEIRDGMIWGRGAVDMKDMDAMILAAMLRMHREGHQPQRDLIFAFFADEEDNGNFGAKWMVKHHPEVFDGATEAISEVGGFSTDVAGQRAYLIQTGEKGLHWTKMTASGTAGHGSAIHSDNPVVRLGAAVAAIGEYEWPLDYTKTTRALMEQLSELTGIPFDEEDPSELLAATGSASKFISATLRNTSNPTLLEAGYKHNVVPGSASALVDARTLPEQDARVAAKLEELAGEKVSFELLNGGPSLEVPFSGLLVEQMVASLKAEDPEAVVLPYMLGGGTDNKHLASLGISGYGFAPLQLPAELDFTGMFHGVDERVPTEALRFGVRVLHRFLAAQ; from the coding sequence GTGAGCACCGCATCCGGCGTGACCCCCGCAGCAGCCGCCGAGACCGAGGTCATCGACTTCTGCCGCGACCTGATTCGGCTCGACACCTCCAACTGGGGCGAGGGCAGGTCCAACGGCGAGCGCGAGGCAGCCGAATACTGCGCCGCGATCATGCGTCAGGCGGGGCTCGAGCCGAACATCTATGAGTCCGCGCCGGGCCGGACCTCCGTGGTGGCCCGGATGAAGGGCGCCGATCCGGAGCTCGGCGCCCTGGTGGTGCATGGCCACCTCGACGTGGTTCCCGCCCAGGCACAGGACTGGCAGGTGGACCCCTTCGCCGCCGAGATCCGCGACGGCATGATCTGGGGCCGCGGGGCCGTGGACATGAAGGACATGGACGCGATGATCCTGGCTGCGATGCTGCGGATGCACCGCGAGGGCCACCAGCCGCAGCGCGACCTGATCTTCGCCTTCTTCGCCGATGAGGAGGACAACGGCAACTTCGGTGCCAAGTGGATGGTCAAGCACCATCCCGAGGTGTTCGACGGCGCCACGGAGGCCATCAGCGAGGTCGGCGGCTTCTCGACCGACGTCGCAGGGCAGCGCGCCTATCTGATCCAGACCGGGGAGAAGGGTCTGCACTGGACGAAGATGACAGCCTCCGGAACCGCCGGGCACGGCTCCGCCATCCACAGCGACAATCCCGTGGTCCGGCTCGGCGCGGCCGTTGCCGCCATCGGCGAGTACGAATGGCCGCTGGACTACACCAAGACCACCCGGGCGCTGATGGAGCAGCTCTCCGAGCTCACCGGGATCCCCTTCGACGAGGAGGACCCGTCCGAGCTGCTCGCGGCCACCGGCAGCGCCTCGAAGTTCATCTCCGCCACCCTGCGCAACACCTCGAATCCGACCCTGCTGGAGGCCGGCTACAAGCACAACGTGGTCCCTGGCTCCGCCTCGGCCCTGGTCGACGCCCGCACCCTGCCGGAGCAGGACGCGCGGGTCGCCGCGAAGCTCGAGGAGCTCGCCGGGGAGAAGGTCAGCTTCGAGCTGCTCAACGGCGGGCCCTCGCTGGAGGTCCCGTTCTCCGGGCTGCTCGTGGAACAGATGGTGGCCTCGCTGAAGGCCGAGGACCCGGAGGCGGTCGTGCTGCCCTATATGCTCGGCGGCGGCACCGACAACAAGCATCTGGCCTCCCTGGGCATCTCCGGCTACGGCTTCGCCCCGCTGCAGCTGCCAGCCGAACTCGACTTCACCGGCATGTTCCACGGCGTGGACGAGCGCGTCCCCACCGAGGCGCTGAGATTCGGCGTCCGGGTGCTGCACCGCTTCCTCGCCGCCCAGTAG
- a CDS encoding lipoate--protein ligase family protein yields MTDTHQHHGEYKVVGGKLVVVDLETVLDPRTHPRDAHIIAASVNGDFFLEPDEALDSLNAALIGLPTRATREEIAESVRAQLPAEAHMFGFDEYAIATAVRRALGHATRWEDHDWEVMPAVALPVEMHVALDQVLTEEVGRGNRPPLMRMWDYSGRAVVIGSFQSLANEVDSEAAERLGATVVRRITGGGAMYMDEGSFVTYSLSVPASLVDGLSFADSYPFLDAWAMEALTSIGITASYKPLNDIVSTEGKIGGAAQKRLASGGMVHHVTMSYDMNADDMLQVLRIGREKISDKGITSAAKRVDPLRSQTGLAREEILKAFVETFAQRYGAKIAEIRPEELARAEELVKDKFSTQEWTARVP; encoded by the coding sequence ATGACGGACACGCACCAGCATCACGGGGAATACAAGGTTGTGGGCGGCAAGCTCGTCGTCGTCGATCTGGAGACCGTCCTCGATCCACGCACTCACCCGCGGGACGCGCACATCATCGCCGCCTCGGTGAACGGGGACTTCTTCCTCGAGCCCGATGAGGCGCTGGACTCGCTCAACGCCGCGCTGATCGGTCTGCCGACCCGGGCCACCCGGGAGGAGATCGCCGAATCCGTGCGCGCCCAGCTGCCCGCTGAGGCCCATATGTTCGGCTTCGACGAATACGCCATCGCCACCGCCGTGCGGCGCGCCCTGGGTCACGCCACCCGCTGGGAGGACCACGACTGGGAGGTCATGCCCGCCGTGGCGCTGCCCGTGGAGATGCATGTGGCCCTGGACCAGGTGCTCACCGAGGAGGTGGGCCGCGGAAATCGTCCCCCGCTGATGCGGATGTGGGACTACTCCGGCCGGGCCGTGGTGATCGGGTCCTTCCAGTCGCTGGCCAACGAGGTCGACTCCGAGGCGGCCGAGCGGCTCGGGGCCACTGTGGTGCGTCGGATCACCGGCGGCGGAGCGATGTACATGGACGAGGGCAGCTTCGTCACCTACTCGCTCTCCGTGCCGGCGTCCCTGGTGGACGGGCTGAGCTTCGCCGACTCCTACCCCTTCCTGGACGCCTGGGCGATGGAGGCGCTGACCTCCATCGGGATCACCGCGTCGTATAAGCCGCTGAACGACATTGTCTCCACTGAGGGCAAGATCGGCGGCGCCGCGCAGAAGCGGCTGGCCAGCGGTGGGATGGTGCACCACGTGACGATGAGCTACGACATGAACGCCGACGACATGCTCCAGGTGCTGCGCATCGGCCGCGAGAAGATCTCCGACAAGGGGATCACCTCAGCGGCGAAGCGGGTGGACCCCCTGCGCAGCCAGACCGGCCTGGCGCGTGAAGAGATCCTCAAGGCGTTCGTGGAGACCTTCGCGCAGAGGTACGGGGCGAAGATCGCAGAGATCCGCCCGGAGGAGCTCGCCCGGGCCGAGGAGCTCGTGAAGGACAAGTTCAGCACCCAGGAGTGGACCGCGAGGGTTCCCTGA
- a CDS encoding type B 50S ribosomal protein L31, producing the protein MKSDIHPKYEPVIFNDLASGEKILTRSTTSSKKTMEWEDGNTYPVIDVEISAASHPFYTGKQRIMDSAGRVERFNARFKGFGGKK; encoded by the coding sequence ATGAAGTCTGATATCCACCCCAAGTACGAGCCGGTCATCTTCAACGACCTGGCCTCCGGTGAAAAGATCCTCACCCGCTCCACCACCTCCTCGAAGAAGACCATGGAGTGGGAAGACGGCAACACCTACCCGGTCATCGACGTCGAGATCTCTGCCGCGTCGCACCCGTTCTACACCGGCAAGCAGCGCATCATGGACTCCGCCGGCCGCGTCGAGCGCTTCAACGCTCGCTTCAAGGGCTTCGGCGGCAAGAAGTAA